Genomic segment of Quercus lobata isolate SW786 unplaced genomic scaffold, ValleyOak3.0 Primary Assembly Scq3eQI_2014, whole genome shotgun sequence:
TTTTTTACTTTGGTTATAAAATCCTAGTTGACCTACTTTATTTAATCGGTTCACATATATTTAAACATGTATTTAAGTTGTTTGCATGcggaaaaaatattaattatatttatcaGATATATGTAACATCCCTCTCATATGGGGTTGACCTCACAAGTGTGGGATCCATCTTTATGTGAGAAGGACGTTATATATACTTGATACACTAGATACCTTCTCCTATTTATGAGTTTCTTAAGTCACAGTCTTGGCAAATTGAGAGAATGCTCTTTAtcactattgtatttttcttattttattgttaaatattttcttgatgTCGCCCATGATATAGGTCTAAGACTGAACCTCAAATAAATTTTGGTGCTCCTCGTGTGATTATGTTTTATGATTTTCTATTATATTTCGCAtaaatctattataatttattacaaaaaataccTACTTTATTTAATCTATTCACATATATTTAAGTTGTTTGCATGcggaaaaaatattaattatatgtaTCGGATATATGTAACATCTCTCTCATATAGGGGTTGACCTCACAAGTGTGGGATCCATCCTTATGTGAGAAGGACGTTATATATACCTGATATGTTAGATACCTTCTCTTATTTATGAGTTCCTTAAGTCATAGTCTTGGCAAACTGAGAGAATACTCTTTAtcactattgtatttttcttattttattgttaaatcttttCTTGATGTTGCCCGTGACATAGGTCTAAGGCTGAACCTCAAATAAATTTTGGTGCTCCTCGTGTGATTATGTTTTATGattttctatttatatttcGAAtaaatctattataatttattacaaaaatattggaatcaAAACTTTTACAATCTCATTTTACAACCTCTCACAAGTTGGCTCCCGAGAGGCTAGATATTTTTTATGCCAATGACAATTGACAACACAAGGTGCTCTCTTTATAAGTGCCTAAAAGACTATCTATCTCTTTTGCTTAAGTAAAGAAAATGAGAGGAGTAGATATAATTCTATATGTGTAGGCCCAAGACTACATGCCTCTTTAACTTTAGACCCCTCTCCTCCTCTACCACGTTAAATATATCAAATAACATTAAACATGGTCGTTTCTCTTGACCAAACAAACATGaataaagaaaaaccaaaaactgCAATGTAAATGCTCACCATGAATGACCCCAACAAACCATCTCATCTGCCTATTTCACCTAAGAAACCATTGATACAACATTTATTTgcacatatatacacatacaatCTATATGAAGGTGACTTCGCAATTTCACTCTCCTTGTTAAAGTAAAAGCTACTTCTTGACAAGCCATATGGGGATCCACTGCTGAAGATGATGAAGCTCCCTTCAATTTTCAAAAGCAGAAAAACCAAAACTTCATGGAAATGGTCACCTTTTAAGCGCATCAGAACCATATCATTCAAAGCCAAACAAATGTTTAAGACCGCCAACTCTTTCTTCTCCAACGCTGTCAAGATGGTGACAATGCTGGACTCATCCTGGTCACAATCGAGGTGTTTCTCAGCAGTGCTTGAGGATTCTGGTGGTGAGCTGATAGAGATGGCAGTTAAGGCATTGAGAACAAAGAGGTTGTCATTTGAGCCTGAGCCCGGGGACACAAGCTTCATAATGGGGGCAACCAATTTCCCTTTCCAGGACAGCGTGATGCAAGCTATTAAATCCAACAACCCATATACAGATTTCCGGAACTCCATGGAGGAAATGATTGAAGCTTATGGGTTGGAGGATTATGCAACAAAGGATTGGGAGTATCTCGAGGAGTTATTGGCATGGTACTTGAGGATGAATGGGAAGAAAAACCACCGGTATATAATCGAGGCCTTCATTGACATGTATACTGAGCTTCcttctttatgttctttttcTTATCATGCGTCAGCTTCATCTTCAAAATCGAAAGATTGGTGGGAAATTGAGGTTGAAAGCATTCCTTCATGTGCAGAGAAGggaaaatgtccaaaatattgttgaatatgaatCACGGAATTATGGAAGAATATATACGTATTGGTCAAGGATTATACTGACATTAGTCATTATATAAGAAAGCAAACTTCTATCACTTTTAATCCCATATTCTCGAAGTTTCAAAAATGCTATTTATATTTGATACACCAAATAAGTGAAAACCAAACCTTATGgagttgtgtttggttgacaatcCTTGTTGCTGCTGGAATAAGATCATGCAGTGGCGTGTTATTATATAAGCAGGTTAAAGCGTGTAAGTTTCAAAGTTAAACTTTGTAAGCTAGCCCAATCAGCTGCCACATACTATATTGGACTCATCAAATCTGAGGAGGCTATCTTGAAGTTGATCAGATTGGAAATTAAAGCAAAGATTGAGTCTGCAAGGGAGTAGTGAAGAAGCTTATTCTTGACAAAGCGTTATGTTGCAAATGGGGAGCATCAAATGTTGTCTTCATGTTTCTGATAGTGTAAGCTAAAGTTAACTTCTGTACGTTGCTGTTTGATGCATTGTTGCAATATTCTTGTTTCTTGTCTTTGTGTGTAATACAGTCCTGGATGCTGCTTGTGGTTTATTCCTTTAGTTAGGATTGTCTATAGTTACTGTTAAGGTGCTGGCTTTTTGTTTAGTTTGGGTGCTGCTACTTTGAAGCCtgcttgtttgtgtttttgtatcaGATTGTTTTTCCATAATAAAATTACTCAGTCAAAATGTGTATTGTAAAGTTCAAAATCAACATCTTAATTCGAGAATAATTTGTGATATCCACCCACCTTCTAAATTAGTTGTGCATA
This window contains:
- the LOC115973633 gene encoding transcription repressor OFP13-like, with translation MFKTANSFFSNAVKMVTMLDSSWSQSRCFSAVLEDSGGELIEMAVKALRTKRLSFEPEPGDTSFIMGATNFPFQDSVMQAIKSNNPYTDFRNSMEEMIEAYGLEDYATKDWEYLEELLAWYLRMNGKKNHRYIIEAFIDMYTELPSLCSFSYHASASSSKSKDWWEIEVESIPSCAEKGKCPKYC